One Drosophila virilis strain 15010-1051.87 chromosome 5, Dvir_AGI_RSII-ME, whole genome shotgun sequence DNA window includes the following coding sequences:
- the LOC6626378 gene encoding calaxin — MKDLDLTLDYMENARFNYTYGPLITHMQMESPFTRTELLCLSMVYHKFALGNGPKAKFITLMQLSNILELMFNVTDREINRRIVARISYDPDYTDPKSSSERHCSLASFIRLFSIYFSTDLEKRMQFVFSIYDENDRGYLEREDVVFFVEKFFDGDDEDEIFELRTDMLEVLFAKFDIDKDMHISFEEYCEVVRMQPHLMEFLGMVYPTQDQLDSVRLCVNVLS, encoded by the exons ATGAAGGATCTGGATCTTACCTTGGACTACATGGAAAATGCGCGCTTCAATTACACATATGGGCCTTTGATCACGCACATGCAGATGGAGTCACCTTTTACAAGGACCGAGTTGCTCTGCCTTTCCATGGTCTATCACAAATTTGCGCTGGGTAATGGACCCAAGGCCAAGTTCATAACCTTAATGCAGCTAAGCAATATATTGGAGCTGATGTTCAATGTGACAGATCGTGAAATAAACAGACGCATTGTGGCCCGTATTAGCTATGATCCGGACTATACGGACCCAAAATCCTCGTCGGAGCGCCACTGTAGCCTGGCCAGCTTCATCAGACTGTTCTCCATCTACTTTTCCACAGATCTGGAGAAACGCATGCAGTTCGTCTTTAGC ATTTACGATGAAAATGATCGTGGCTACTTGGAACGGGAAGACGTGGTGTTTTTTGTGGAAAAGTTTTTTGACGGCGATGACGAGGATGAGATTTTTGAGCTGCGCACT GATATGCTTGAAGTGCTATTTGCTAAATTTGATATCGACAAGGACATGCACATCTCGTTTGAAGAATATTGCGAGGTTGTGCGCATGCAGCCGCATCTTATGGAATTTCTGGGCATGGTTTATCCCACGCAAGATCAGCTGGACAGTGTGCGATTGTGTGTAAATGTACTTTCCTGA
- the tor gene encoding tyrosine-protein kinase receptor torso: protein MLLFYAKYVFIFWVLMASYRGNMMLMRQLSEDDSLLNLTACSKHCLIKMPQKNFTACYEYCKNDNSSDLMPRRLRKIQENFLLKLVCRTEYNLTFRINWVQHARHNFTQSAPDAMFIIRIDAKLTGLESILYLSDDSFFTIPELESNTTYNVTTLAVHADGAYSLIALEEGFQTLRRGYQPSKMGEVKLRKFQEQPDNLRRIAAVIEWQPSAERNCYFDMIYYSTDSQSMEAPTPVHFRDPRQLYTYTIPNMEFGEHFRIGVRTVNDKNSLESPVQWLILQAPSCLDWFDYNYTLCAPLKPSNVSVQQQHFNQDVLALNISWSPPRYLPDYYTLYILDLHTDSEQAKYTVEGNASHFYISNITVLGANFEVHLVAHTRGGQNASMQFLSKAPLEVWMKESSVIKLILFLVVPVCCILALCSMTLRKHRRQQECQKLETKELKSAPSQAADFHLSLINSSSLLATLATEDNFELDDELEVEPHAVLLQDVLGEGAFGLVRRGVYKQRQVAVKLLKDQPNEEDVQAFKCEIQMLRAVGRHPNIVGIVGYSTRFSNRMMLLTEYCGLGSLQSFLRDEWKFQQERSVQDMRLKLNPAKQPQPQKTTHQQRSRHLLYNDTRIEDINGSMLSTLEEESETDLSRNSSHLDSYNLTKATLAADNKSYGLHEIENIDANAAAVCPKTILKRNQNKQPPARSCTVSFENREYFEPPAANKQMERQPLKYADLLDIAHQVAVGMDFLAQNKIVHRDLAARNVLISSDRTIKIADFGLSRDVYHENVYRKSGGSGKLPIKWLALESLTHQVYTSQSDVWSFGVLLYEITTLGGMPYPSISPRDLLQLLRQGQRMRRPDGCTDEMFALMESCWCSVPGNRPTFAELKQRLDNMIVATKEVPLRLLQQSKQQNLQTNEQTDNVHSKVEQLPADDGTYLQPLP, encoded by the exons ATGCTGCTGTTCTATGCAAAATATGTGTTTATCTTCTGGGTGCTCATGGCAAGCTATCGGGGCAATATGATGCTCATGCGCCAGCTCTCCGAGGATGACTCGCTGCTAAATTTGACCGCCTGCTCCAAGCACTGCCTGATTAAAATGCCGCAAAAG AACTTTACTGCCTGCTACGAGTACTGTAAGAACGACAATTCCAGCGATTTAATGCCAAGAAGACTACGTAAAATACAGGAGAATTTCCTTTTGAAGCTCGTCTGCCGCACGGAGTACAACTTGACATTCCGCATCAATTGGGTGCAGCATGCGCGGCACAATTTCACACAAAGTGCCCCAGATGCCATGTTTATCATTAGAATCGATGCTAAATTAACTGGTTTGGAATCGATTCTCTATTTG TCAGATGACAGTTTCTTTACCATACCCGAGCTGGAATCAAATACTACGTATAATGTTACGACGTTGGCTGTGCACGCCGATGGCGCCTATTCGCTTATAGCCTTGGAGGAGGGCTTTCAAACATTGAGGCGTGGCTATCAGCCCAGCAAAATGGGCGAGGTTAAGCTAAGGAAATTTCAAGAGCAGCCCGACAATTTGCGGCGCATCGCAGCCGTAATTGAATGGCAGCCGTCAGCAG AACGAAACTGTTACTTTGATATGATATACTATTCAACGGATAGCCAAAGCATGGAGGCGCCCACTCCAGTTCATTTTCGTGAT CCCCGCCAGCTGTATACCTATACAATACCCAATATGGAATTTGGTGAACACTTCAGGATTGGTGTGCGAACAGTTAACGACAAGAATAGCCTGGAGAGTCCAGTGCAGTGGCTCATACTGCAGGCGCCAAGCTGCTTGGATTGGTTTGATTACAACTACACGCTCTGCG CTCCACTTAAACCGAGTAACGTAAGcgttcagcagcagcatttcaATCAGGATGTTTTGGCCCTAAATATCAGCTGGTCACCGCCGCGATATCTGCCGGATTACTATACGCTGTACATACTCGATCTGCACACGGACAGCGAACAGGCCAAGTACACAGTGGAGGGCAATGCCAGCCATTTTTATATATCCAATATAACTGTGCTGGGTGCCAACTTTGAGGTGCATTTGGTGGCGCACACACGTGGCGGCCAGAATGCATCCATGCAGTTTTTGAGCAAGGCACCGCTGGAGGTTTGGATGAAAG AAAGCAGCGTGATTAAGTTAATACTCTTCCTTGTTGTGCCCGTCTGCTGTATACTCGCTTTGTGCTCAATGACGCTGCGTAAGCACAGGCGCCAGCAGGAGTGCCAGAAGCTGGAGACCAAGGAGCTCAAGTCAGCGCCCAGTCAGGCTGCCGATTTTCATCTTTCATtgatcaacagcagcagcctgtTGGCCACGCTCGCCACCGAAGATAACTTTGAACTTGATGATGAGTTGGAGGTGGAGCCACATGCTGTGCTGCTGCAGGATGTACTGGGCGAGGGCGCCTTTGGCCTGGTGCGCCGCGGCGTCTACAAGCAGCGTCAGGTGGCCGTCAAGTTGCTCAAAG ACCAGCCCAATGAGGAGGATGTGCAGGCTTTTAAGTGCGAAATACAAATGCTGCGCGCCGTCGGCAGACATCCAAATATTGTTGGCATTGTGGGCTACTCGACCAGGTTCAGCAATCGCATGATGCTGCTCACCGAGTACTGCGGTCTGGGAAGCCTGCAGAGCTTTTTACG CGACGAATGGAAGTTCCAGCAGGAGCGCAGCGTTCAGGACATGCGGCTTAAGCTGAACCCAGCAAAGCAGCCGCAACCCCAGAAGACAACGCATCAGCAGCGCTCCAGACATCTCCTGTATAATGACACACGCATTGAGGATATTAATGGCTCCATGTTGTCCACACTAGAGGAGGAATCCGAAACGGATCTCTCGCGAAACAGCAGCCACCTCGATAGCTACAACTTGACCAAGGCAACGCTCGCTGCAGACAACAAATCCTATGGACTGCATGAGATTGAGAATATTGATGCGAATGCGGCAGCCGTATGTCCGAAGACCATATTGAAGCGCAACCAAAACAAACAGCCACCTGCTAGGAGCTGCACGGTGAGCTTCGAGAACAGGGAGTACTTTGAGCCACCTGCAGCTAATAAACAAATGGAGAGGCAGCCGCTCAAGTATGCCGATCTGCTGGACATTGCACATCAGGTGGCCGTTGGCATG GACTTTCTGGCACAGAACAAGATTGTGCATCGGGATTTGGCGGCACGCAATGTGCTCATCTCATCGGATCGCACCATTAAGATAGCGGACTTTGG CCTCAGCCGTGATGTCTACCATGAGAATGTCTATCGCAAATCCGGCGGCAGTGGCAAGCTGCCCATCAAATGGCTCGCACTGGAGTCGCTAACCCATCAGGTGTACACCAGTCAGAGCGATGT CTGGTCCTTTGGCGTGCTGCTCTATGAGATTACAACGCTGGGTGGTATGCCGTATCCTTCAATTTCGCCCAGAgatttgctgcagctgctgcgtcaGGGACAGCGCATGAGACGACCCGACGGCTGCACGGATGaaat GTTCGCGTTGATGGAAAGCTGCTGGTGCTCCGTACCCGGCAATCGACCCACTTTTGCCGAGCTTAAGCAGCGTCTGGATAACATGATAGTGGCCACCAAGGAGGTGCCACTGCGTCTGTTGCAGCAATCCAAGCAACAAAATCTGCAGACCAACGAGCAAACAGACAATGTGCATAG CAAAGTGGAGCAGCTGCCGGCAGATGATGGAACGTACCTACAGCCTTTGCCCTAG